A DNA window from Anastrepha ludens isolate Willacy chromosome 6, idAnaLude1.1, whole genome shotgun sequence contains the following coding sequences:
- the LOC128867210 gene encoding uncharacterized protein LOC128867210, producing the protein MSNSIKTRDSALNAIKRYMAKSIDEAFTMDAENIASYLQLLSEQWVRFNVAQDAVEITCGADVIEIEENVRIQAETWYSTASANFSRVKNCRTNSQDSSTKASVSTVIRLPKMELPTFSGDSTEWIGFFDAFSSLVDNNSALSDGQKLHYLRSCLKGDALKIISGFKICDANYVEAWGLLTSRYKVIRVIVESHLRALAEIKRATHDNADAIKGVIDAFQQHIRELKALGRPIEFWDDWLVHEVVSKLAFETRKQWELSLVSDDPPSFEQLITFLEIRCRSLSMFSSSTTSVPIKVKTASASKSTNVFHTVSKQSNVCAYCNGPHKIYSCEKFRELDLSTKSQFVKQGRICFNCLSLGHYKDRCNSASTCRMCKQRHHTLLHGALQSTTVTAVNNYATHSLCAADATSKVSAKAFELPASVDVPRVSSCLNSSSNPPIAVERVVLLSTALVKVRDCSGNWQPARALFDSGSHASFVTEACVQRLGLPRSTSEVIITGIGSAQGGRARGEVSLSLSSFSTNQCFTVKTLILSKITSDLPTQTIATSSWPHIRGLFLADPHFMKPGRVDILIGMDVMDQLICTELRKGPSGAPMAQLTVFGWTLFGSVNGSESDMPRLQSLHCDVHLDRALNKLWELEEAPQKTYLTHEERYCEDHFETTHRREPNGRFVVELPLKPDVALGESRNFAIRNLLRLERRLACDSDLRLRYNEFMNELIDMKHMQVTSETMNPTYYMPHHPVLKESSTTTKLRVVFNASAKSTSGNSLNDALFIGPQLQEDLYSILLRFRTHRYAVTADVAKMYRQICVSLKHADLQRIVWRSHPSLPIQDFRMVRVTYGVAAASHLAVRSLQQTARDSSNGCARAVSVILKDFYMDDLLTGASSKEELRLLQQNISEILREGGFELRKWASNCAELIASISNASTNISHYIVDDKDVHALGLIWNTEGDYLTFTINLREPPVKLTKRIFLSDASTLFDPLGLLAPATINSKIWFQDIWRTKVGWDDIIPESIATKWLEHRIELKQLAHLKVNRWFGTEVAGSFTQLHVFADASERAYAAVLYARTTQSDGSITVSLISSKTKVAPLKPTTLPRLELCAAHLAAKLVRSVLHCWSEIRYPLFAWTDSTITLAWLQAHPSRWVTFIANRVADIQEVLPPECWNHVRSEQNPADCASRGITPSELLRHQLWWAGPIFLKSTEQLWKQKKSKEHTTELGIRNSIRAHVTNSTDYWSVMTKYSSYSKLRRVISYVLRFLTNIRANRRLNVIKRFGTPSCQELFEAELRLISAKRPIPLRSSLLRLQPFLDETCVLRVGGRIKNDEVAPDVKHPIILPKNCPLAKLIICEIHKVTLHAGPRIMQTVLQRRYWVIGARSLIRNIYHKCVKCTYLNRNLTTQVMGDLPVIRTTYARCFTHTAVDFAGPYLYEFTQGRGAKATKGYICSFICMCTGAMHLEFVGDLSTPAFLNAFKRFTNRRGFCKVMTSDNGTNFVGAEKELRIAFQQCMADIKLRSFFADSNIEWRFNPPAAPHMGGYWETGVKRVKYHLKRVLGEVPLSYEEFNTLLTEIEACVNSRPLCDNSEAAGDLEVLTPGHFIVGEPLKSIPEPEGQGFRGNLRQRWQAISAMRQHFWRRWRDEYLVSLQRRTKWFRSSRNIEEGDVVAVFNEPNPPTKWTIARVIKCHHGTDGRVRAVTLKTPHGELVRPIVKLCLLPTKGDLFHEETNNLS; encoded by the exons atgtcgaattctaTTAAAACGCGCGATTCCGCTCTCAATGCCATTAAACGGTATATGGCAAAAAGTATTGATGAGGCATTCACTATggatgcagagaatattgcaagCTACCTTCAGTTATTGAGTGAACAGTGGGTTCGTTTTAACGTTGCTCAAGACGCTGTAGAAATTACGTGTGGTGCCGATGttattgaaattgaagaaaatgtgcGTATCCAAGCCGAAACTTGGTACTCTACAGCTTCAGCTAACTTTAGCCGCGTGAAAAATTGTCGTACTAATTCGCAAGATAGCTCCACAAAGGCATCTGTGTCCACGGTTATACGTTTACCGAAAATGGAGTTGCCCACATTCTCCGGTGACTCTACAGAATGGATTGGTTTTTTCGACGCGTTTTCTTCGTTAGTTGATAATAACTCTGCATTATCAGATGGACAAAAGTTGCACTATCTCCGAAGCTGCTTGAAAGGTGACGCGTTGAAAATTATCAGTGGTTTTAAAATATGTGACGCAAATTACGTTGAAGCTTGGGGTCTATTAACATCGCGGTATAAGGTTATTCGTGTAATTGTGGAATCTCACCTTCGCGCGTTGGCTGAAATTAAAAGAGCTACGCATGACAATGCTGACGCAATCAAAGGTGTAATTGATGCGTTCCAACAGCATATTCGCGAGCTTAAAGCGTTGGGTCGTCCGATTGAGTTTTGGGATGATTGGTTGGTACATGAGGTCGTCAGTAAGTTGGCATTCGAAACGCGTAAGCAGTGGGAGTTATCGCTCGTTAGTGATGATCCTCCATCTTTTGAGcaactaataacatttttagAGATAAGATGCCGATCGTtatcgatgttttcgtcgtcaaCAACATCAGTACCAATTAAGGTTAAAACTGCATCAGCAAGCAAGTCGACAAATGTGTTCCACACGGTATCAAAACAAAGTAACGTGTGTGCATATTGTAATGGACCTCATAAAATTTACAGTTGTGAAAAATTTCGTGAATTGGACTTGTCTACAAAATCACAGTTCGTGAAGCAAGGTCGCATATGCTTCAACTGCTTAAGTTTAGGTCACTATAAAGACCGTTGTAATAGTGCTTCCACTTGCCGCATGTGTAAACAACGTCATCACACTCTGTTGCACGGTGCTTTGCAGTCAACGACCGTTACCGCAGTGAACAATTACGCGACGCATTCGTTATGCGCTGCTGACGCCACATCAAAGGTAAGCGCAAAAGCTTTTGAACTTCCAGCAAGCGTCGACGTTCCACGCGTTTCTTCATGCTTGAACTCGAGCTCCAATCCACCCATAGCTGTAGAAAGAGTTGTGCTGTTATCCACCGCATTAGTGAAGGTACGCGACTGTTCTGGTAATTGGCAGCCCGCACGTGCACTTTTCGATTCTGGATCACATGCTTCCTTTGTAACCGAAGCGTGTGTGCAACGCTTAGGCCTGCCGCGATCAACATCTGAAGTTATCATTACTGGAATTGGGTCAGCGCAAGGAGGACGAGCTAGAGGTGAAGTATCACtttctctttcttctttctCTACAAATCAATGCTTTACTGTCAAAACGTTAATTCTGTCTAAAATTACAAGCGACTTGCCAACACAGACTATAGCTACTTCATCGTGGCCACATATCCGAGGTTTGTTTTTAGCCGATCCCCATTTTATGAAGCCTGGACGGGTCGATATATTGATTGGAATGGACGTTATGGATCAACTGATCTGTACAGAACTTCGTAAGGGTCCATCTGGAGCTCCTATGGCTCAACTGACGGTCTTTGGGTGGACTCTGTTTGGAAGCGTGAATGGATCTGAGTCTGATATGCCACGCTTACAGTCGTTACATTGCGATGTTCATTTGGATCGAGCATTGAACAAGTTATGGGAGTTAGAGGAAGCTCCGCAAAAAACGTATCTTACGCATGAGGAGCGTTACTGTGAAGACCATTTTGAAACAACGCATCGAAGGGAACCTAACGGACGGTTTGTCGTCGAATTGCCGCTGAAGCCCGATGTAGCTCTGGGAGAGTCGCGAAACTTTGCTATCCGGAATTTGTTACGACTTGAAAGAAGACTCGCTTGTGACTCCGATCTTCGTTTACGCTACAATGAATTCATGAATGAACTTATTGACATGAAACATATGCAGGTCACGTCAGAGACTATGAATCCAACGTATTATATGCCTCATCATCCTGTTTTAAAGGAAAGTAGTACCACGACCAAATTGAGGGTTGTATTTAACGCGTCCGCAAAATCAACTTCCGGAAATTCGCTGAATGACGCATTATTTATAGGACCTCAATTGCAGGAAGATTTATACTCCATCTTACTTCGCTTTAGAACACACCGCTATGCTGTAACAGCAGATGTCGCCAAAATGTATCGTCAAATCTGTGTATCCTTAAAACACGCCGATTTGCAACGCATCGTATGGCGTAGCCACCCATCCCTGCCTATCCAAGATTTTCGCATGGTTCGCGTAACGTACGGAGTGGCAGCTGCGTCTCATCTAGCTGTCCGATCACTTCAACAGACGGCAAGAGATTCGTCGaatggttgtgctagggctgttAGTGTTATTCTCAAGGATTTTTACATGGATGATCTACTTACTGGTGCATCTAGTAAAGAAGAACTTCGATtgttgcagcaaaatatttccgAAATATTGAGGGAAGGGGGGTTTGAACTTCGTAAGTGGGCATCGAACTGCGCTGAACTAATCGCAAGCATTTCCAATGCATCTACGAACATATCACATTATATTGTCGACGATAAGGATGTTCACGCTTTAGGTCTTATCTGGAACACAGAAGGAGACTACCTCACGTTTACTATTAACTTGAGGGAACCGCCAGTTAAGTTGACCAAGCGTATATTTCTATCAGATGCAAGTACGCTCTTCGATCCTCTGGGCCTACTTGCTCCCGCtactataaattcaaaaatttggtttcaagACATATGGCGCACTAAGGTAGGTTGGGATGATATCATTCCTGAGTCTATCGCAACGAAGTGGTTGGAGCATCGCATAGAGCTCAAGCAATTGGCACATTTGAAGGTGAACCGTTGGTTTGGTACTGAAGTAGCTGGGTCATTTACGCAATTGCACGTATTCGCAGACGCGTCCGAGCGCGCTTACGCCGCCGTCTTGTATGCACGAACAACACAAAGCGACGGTAGCATTACAGTGTCATTAATTTCGTCGAAAACCAAAGTAGCTCCGCTTAAGCCGACAACGTTGCCACGTCTTGAATTATGCGCCGCTCATCTTGCTGCTAAACTAGTGCGAAGCGTGCTGCACTGCTGGTCTGAAATCCGTTATCCGCTTTTCGCTTGGACTGATTCTACTATAACATTGGCATGGTTACAAGCTCACCCCAGCAGATGGGTGACATTTATAGCCAACCGCGTAGCTGATATTCAAGAAGTTTTGCCTCCCGAATGTTGGAACCACGTTCGTTCTGAACAGAATCCTGCAGATTGTGCTTCAAGAGGTATAACTCCCTCCGAATTATTACGTCATCAATTATGGTGGGCTGGTCCTATTTTCCTGAAAAGCACTGAACAATTATGGAAGCAGAAAAAATCTAAAGAGCACACTACAGAGCTGGGCATACGAAATAGTATTCGTGCTCATGTGACTAATTCTACAGATTATTGGTCCGTGATGACAAAATACTCATCGTATTCTAAGCTGCGTCGAGTTATTTCCTACGTTTTACGCTTTTTGACTAACATTCGGGCTAACAGACGGCTTAATGTTATAAAGCGTTTTGGTACACCGAGTTGCCAAGAGTTATTTGAAGCTGAACTTCGCCTAATAAG CGCTAAAAGACCAATCCCACTTCGCAGTAGTCTTTTGCGTCTGCAGCCCTTTCTGGATGAGACTTGTGTTCTACGTGTTGgaggaagaataaaaaatgatgAAGTCGCTCCAGATGTTAAGCATCCCATTATCTTGCCTAAGAATTGTCCGCTTGCTAAGTTAATAATCTGCGAAATACACAAGGTCACTTTGCACGCTGGGCCCCGCATTATGCAAACTGTCTTGCAACGTCGTTATTGGGTTATCGGAGCTCGTAGCTTGATCCGTAATATATACCATAAGTGCGTGAAATGCACTTATTTGAACCGCAATCTTACCACACAAGTCATGGGTGATCTACCTGTCATTCGCACAACCTACGCCCGTTGTTTTACTCACACTGCTGTTGACTTCGCTGGACCTTACCTCTACGAATTCACCCAAGGAAGAGGAGCTAAGGCTACCAAAGGCTACATCTGTTCGTTCATTTGTATGTGCACTGGTGCGATGCATCTCGAATTTGTTGGTGACCTGTCAACACCAGCTTTCCtaaatgcgtttaaaaggtTCACAAATCGTCGAGGTTTTTGTAAGGTCATGACATCAGATAACGGTACAAATTTCGTTGGAGCCGAGAAGGAGTTGCGCATTGCATTTCAACAGTGCATGGCTGATATTAAACTTCGCTCATTCTTTGCGGACTCGAATATCGAATGGCGATTTAATCCACCGGCTGCACCCCATATGGGAGGTTACTGGGAGACCGGAGTCAAACGTGTTAAGTATCATTTAAAACGCGTATTAGGAGAAGTTCCACTATCATACGAAGAGTTCAACACACTTTTGACTGAAATAGAAGCTTGCGTAAACTCTCGTCCACTCTGTGACAACTCTGAAGCTGCTGGTGACTTAGAAGTTTTAACTCCCGGACATTTCATAGTCGGTGAACCGCTTAAGTCAATACCGGAACCTGAGGGTCAAGGGTTTCGTGGAAATCTTCGACAGCGATGGCAagcaatttctgccatgagacaaCATTTCTGGCGTCGTTGGAGAGACGAGTACCTCGTGAGCTTACAACGTCGCACTAAATGGTTTCGTTCTTCACGCAACATTGAAGAAGGGGATGTGGTTGCTGTATTCAACGAGCCTAATCCTCCGACGAAGTGGACGATTGCACGAGTGATCAAATGCCATCATGGTACCGATGGACGCGTAAGAGCAGTTACGTTGAAAACACCGCATGGCGAATTGGTTCGCCCTATAGTCAAACTTTGCCTTTTGCCAACGAAAGGAGATTTATTTCATGAAGAAACTAATAACTTATCGTAA